AACTGTGTAGAATATATTCTACATCTGGATGATTAATTAATAAAAATTTAATATTGTCTTCTTCTGAGAAGAGTTCAGTTTGTAATTTTTTTTGATTACTTTCTGAAGATTTGTTGGAGATGAATGTAAAACTGGTCCTAGAATACTTGTGATAAGCTTCAAACCGAGGAAAATAAAAATTATAATGAGACCCATGATAGACAAGGTCTTTTATTCTCGAAAACTTTAAATCGTTGTGTTGATTAATTTTAAAAAAAAACTCATGATCTGGTATATGTTTGACTAATCTTACCAAAGCGATGGCAATATCTTCAAATTCTATATCATCAAGATCATAAAGTTTTTGGATTTCCAAGTATATTTTCTTTTTTATTTAAAATATAAAATGCTCTCTGTGCAGCTTTTTCTTCTGCTTTTTTCTTTGAAGTTTCTGTGGCATTGGAAATCTTTTCGCTTCCCAGCCAAACATGACATCGGAAGACGACTGACTTGTTAACCTGAATTTCTTCACAAGTTTCGTACTTTATATTCAGCTTCTTTTTCTGGCTCCATTCCAGCAAAAGACCTTTGTAGCTTACAATTTTATTTTCAAGCTTATTGATTTCTGATGGCGTAAGAAGTCTATCCAAAACGATTTTTTTACAAATTTCGTATTGGAAATCTAAATAAACAGCACCAACTAGCGCTTCAAAGAGATTCCCTGAAATGTTTTCTCCTAAAGCAACAACATGATTGTTTTTTTGTAAAAGATCGGTAAGCTTTAAATCTTCCCCTAATTTGTTTAGATTTTTCCTATTTACAATTTTAGATTTCATCTGTGTCATATATCCTTCATTAGCTTTAGGATAAGTTTGAAACAGATGGCACGAAACAATTGTACCCAAAACAGCGTCTCCTAAAAACTCAAGCCTTTCGTAATTACTTTCTTGATTTTTAGAAGAAGTCTTAATTGAAAAAGCCTCACGATAAAAGTTGACATTCTGAACCTCAATCCCTAAAATTTTATTTAGTTCTGTGGTCAGGAAATAGTCTCTTTCCGTAAGTTGTCTTTTTCTTTTTTTGATAAGGAATTTAGAAAAGTATTTCTGTAACTCCATTCAGTAATAATTAGATTTTCTTAAAAAGAACGCAAGCATTGTGCCCACCAAATCCAAAAGTATTACTCATGGCTACTTTTACATCTTTTTTTACAGCGTTATTAAATGTAAAATTTAATCTGCTGTCGATGCTTTCATCATCAGTAAAATGGTTGATTGTAGGAGGTACAATACCATGAATTATAGTTCCTAAAGCAGCAATCGCTTCAATAACACCGGCTGCACCTAAAAGATGGCCAGTCATTGATTTTGTAGAATTAATCTGAATGTCAAAAGCATGCTCACCTAATAATCTTGAAATTGCGTTGGATTCTGCAATATCTCCTAATGGAGTAGAAGTACCATGCATATTGATATGATCTACTTCATCAGTAGTTAATCCTGCATCTTCCAGACAATTTTTCATTACTAAATAAGCTCCTAAACCTTCAGGATGAGGTGCCGTCATGTGATGTGCATCTGCACTCATACCGCCACCTAATAATTCTGCATAGATTGTTGCTCCACGCTTCACAGCGTGTTCGTACTCTTCAAGGATGATAGATCCTGCTCCTTCACCTAAAACAAATCCGTCTCTGTCTTTGTCAAAAGGTCTTGATGCAGTAGTAGGGCTATCATTTCTTGTAGAAAGCGCCATCATAGCATTAAATCCTCCAACGCCACTTGCTGTAACAGCAGCTTCAGACCCTCCACAAACGATAACGTCTGCTTTACCGAGCTGAATAAGCATTTTAGAATCAATTAATGCATTTGCAGATGATGCACAAGCAGAAACTGTAGTATAATTGGGACCATGGAAACCATATTCTATAGAGATATGCCCCGGTGTAATATCCGCAATCATTTTAGGAATAAAGAAAGGGTTAAATCTTGGGATGTCTGTATTTGCCCAGCCCAAAACTTCGGTTTCGAAAGTTTCTAAACCACCAATTCCTGATCCCCAAATCACTCCGACTCTGTTTTTATCAACATTGTCTTCCATGATTCTTGAATGGCTCACTGCTTCTCTCGCAGCAACTAGCCCAAGCTGGGTGTTTCTATCCATTTTTTTAGCCTCTTTCTTTTCGAAATGGTCTAATGGATTGAAGTTTTTCACCTCGCAAGCAAACCTAGTTTTGAAGTTTGTGGCATCAAAAAGAGTAATAGGAGCGGCTCCGCTCTTGCCTTTTACAAGACTTTCCCAGTATTCATTCGCATTATTACCGACGGGTGTTATTGCGCCAAAACCAGTTACAACTACTCTTTTTAATTCCATAAACTTTGTTTAAATTTCTTTTGTTGAAGAATATTATTTATTTACTACTTCTTCGATATAAGCGATAGCGTGACCTACAGTAGTAATTTTTTCAGCCTGATCATCAGGAATCTGAATGTTGAATTCTTTTTCAAATTCCATAATTAATTCAACGGTATCCAAAGAATCAGCTCCTAAATCGTTAGTGAAGCTAGCCTCAGGAGTTACTTCTGTTTCTTCAACGTCAAGCTTATCAGCGATGATAGCTTTTACTCTTGATGCAATGTCTGACATAGTAAATTTTTTTTTTATTGTTAGATGGTGCAAATATATAAAATTCTTTACGATAAAACATTTTTTTAAACTTTTTTGTCACGAGTCTAATGTAATTTTCTTCTATCAAGTTTTAGTCTTTTCGTAATCAGGGTTTTATATTTTGGTTTAATTTTCAGACCTACCTAAGTATTAATATATAAAGATGATTGTTTTGGATTTTTTTTAATTATAAAATAGATAGAGGTAATGGGTAATGTTCAATAGTCTATAAGTTTAATTAACTTTAAAAGTAAATCTTGCGTTGTGAACTTGTATTTTAACATATTCTTTTGTTGAACCAGGAATGGTTGAAAGTATTTGAAGTTTTAAGTATTTGAAATTTCATTAATAATATAAGCGTATTGTATTTATGTTTTAACTATCTTTATCATACCATTAAATTTAAAAAATAATAACATGAAAAACTTGAAAAAATTAAGAAAAGATCAATTAAAAACAATTAAAGGGTCGGGTGGAGTTAAAGAATTACCGGATCCAGATTTTTGCATGTATTACTGTGATGGGATTGTAATTTGTGCAACTTGTAGTGATGATTTTAAATGCCCGGATAATTCTATTTAATTAGATGGTTTAAAAGGAGTTCTAAAAGAGTCTTTAGGATGTCTAATGTTAAGAAATTAAAAAACCACTGATTGTCAGTGGTTTTTTTTTTGTGTAATGTGGAGTTGGAGGGATTCGAACCCTCGTCCAAACAAGCAATACATAAGATTTCTACATGCTTATTTTGCTGTTGGTTTTCGAATATAAGCAGAGAGCAAACACCCAACTTATACCTTATCTTCTAAAATTTTCGAGTCTTGGCCGAAGCTTCCAAAACCTTATTTTTGCATTACTATATCCCAGAATCAAACGCCGCAAAACAGAGCATTTGTGAGACATCTTGCTTCCCTACTGAAATCTTCGGGAAAACGCTTGATCTACTATACTTCGATATTAAGCTGCAAGAGCGAACTCTTCGTTGCCAGTTAAAATTTTGTAGC
The sequence above is a segment of the Chryseobacterium turcicum genome. Coding sequences within it:
- a CDS encoding bacteriocin-like protein is translated as MKNLKKLRKDQLKTIKGSGGVKELPDPDFCMYYCDGIVICATCSDDFKCPDNSI
- the fabF gene encoding beta-ketoacyl-ACP synthase II — its product is MELKRVVVTGFGAITPVGNNANEYWESLVKGKSGAAPITLFDATNFKTRFACEVKNFNPLDHFEKKEAKKMDRNTQLGLVAAREAVSHSRIMEDNVDKNRVGVIWGSGIGGLETFETEVLGWANTDIPRFNPFFIPKMIADITPGHISIEYGFHGPNYTTVSACASSANALIDSKMLIQLGKADVIVCGGSEAAVTASGVGGFNAMMALSTRNDSPTTASRPFDKDRDGFVLGEGAGSIILEEYEHAVKRGATIYAELLGGGMSADAHHMTAPHPEGLGAYLVMKNCLEDAGLTTDEVDHINMHGTSTPLGDIAESNAISRLLGEHAFDIQINSTKSMTGHLLGAAGVIEAIAALGTIIHGIVPPTINHFTDDESIDSRLNFTFNNAVKKDVKVAMSNTFGFGGHNACVLFKKI
- a CDS encoding IPExxxVDY family protein, translated to MEIQKLYDLDDIEFEDIAIALVRLVKHIPDHEFFFKINQHNDLKFSRIKDLVYHGSHYNFYFPRFEAYHKYSRTSFTFISNKSSESNQKKLQTELFSEEDNIKFLLINHPDVEYILHSSEQFPDFSVILLAENLAFPIQDYNLSSEEELYQIIQYYE
- the rnc gene encoding ribonuclease III, whose protein sequence is MELQKYFSKFLIKKRKRQLTERDYFLTTELNKILGIEVQNVNFYREAFSIKTSSKNQESNYERLEFLGDAVLGTIVSCHLFQTYPKANEGYMTQMKSKIVNRKNLNKLGEDLKLTDLLQKNNHVVALGENISGNLFEALVGAVYLDFQYEICKKIVLDRLLTPSEINKLENKIVSYKGLLLEWSQKKKLNIKYETCEEIQVNKSVVFRCHVWLGSEKISNATETSKKKAEEKAAQRAFYILNKKENILGNPKTL
- a CDS encoding acyl carrier protein, with translation MSDIASRVKAIIADKLDVEETEVTPEASFTNDLGADSLDTVELIMEFEKEFNIQIPDDQAEKITTVGHAIAYIEEVVNK